From the Lysobacterales bacterium genome, one window contains:
- a CDS encoding DUF11 domain-containing protein, whose product MKNRIGKRLLKISATVFATMMVGQVFAAESWEAYLDQVRIKQAIADSLTPEQLAARRERLARWLEQQAQLPQRTPGDTCVVATNEVSTLPFNPAADTTVGQTDNYDLPADTTNPTCAAPTTCTGAGPAGSLPRGAIYTGTGTGPDRAYKIRTNVACTLNVTIDPTSTQDLAAIVYQTQCSSNLADCGCVSDTGIGGATETVSLTTVAGTDYFVVADGYSTGATPPGPSGPFTLSITETTATGCQLVGAASADLSITKTDGVASVNAGSNATYTITASNAGPDVVNGATVADTFPASCTSVGWTCVGAGGGTCTAAGSGNLSDTVNLPVGGSVTYTATCAVSSGASGSLTNTATVTGIGSVVEVNPANNSATDTDTINSTAAPQFTYTPAAGGAVNFTGGTTVGSTGNASIAVAIGTPGLGTGASATTTTTCVVPVGFSGFGQSVTAEGAAVSTTGGPLSGSCVLGASQVVQSMTCTENQGGTPVTRTFDLTCPAGTAVPLTSTPASGGTVTTPAQVIGTGPTTAPIAFQNPGLVGATVTCVAPAAPFSVSPLSFPVAAGGSASTTVSFTSTTTGAFTGTLNCSAGQQQFVFNLAGSALASGVPVPALGSDTRLMLVLAALMMGMVALGLRARRS is encoded by the coding sequence ATGAAGAACAGGATTGGAAAGCGGCTGTTGAAGATCTCGGCGACTGTATTCGCCACGATGATGGTCGGGCAGGTCTTTGCGGCCGAGAGCTGGGAAGCCTATCTGGATCAGGTTCGCATCAAGCAGGCCATCGCCGATTCGCTGACGCCGGAACAGCTGGCCGCGCGTCGCGAGCGTCTGGCACGCTGGCTGGAACAGCAGGCCCAGTTGCCGCAGCGTACGCCCGGCGACACCTGCGTCGTGGCCACCAATGAGGTGTCGACGCTGCCGTTCAATCCGGCCGCGGACACGACGGTTGGGCAGACCGACAACTATGACCTGCCGGCCGACACCACCAACCCGACCTGTGCAGCACCCACGACCTGCACCGGTGCGGGCCCTGCGGGTTCGTTGCCGCGCGGTGCGATCTACACCGGTACCGGCACCGGGCCGGACCGCGCGTACAAGATCCGCACCAATGTCGCGTGCACGCTGAATGTGACGATCGATCCGACGAGCACGCAGGATCTGGCGGCCATCGTCTACCAGACCCAGTGCTCGAGCAATCTCGCGGACTGCGGCTGCGTCTCCGACACCGGCATCGGTGGCGCGACAGAAACGGTTTCGCTGACCACCGTGGCCGGTACCGACTATTTCGTGGTCGCCGATGGCTATTCCACTGGCGCGACGCCGCCTGGTCCGTCCGGTCCGTTCACCCTGTCGATCACGGAAACCACGGCAACCGGTTGCCAACTGGTGGGCGCGGCCTCGGCCGACCTGTCGATCACCAAGACCGATGGCGTGGCTTCGGTGAATGCCGGTTCCAACGCGACCTACACCATCACGGCCAGCAATGCCGGCCCGGATGTCGTGAACGGCGCGACCGTGGCCGATACGTTCCCGGCCAGCTGCACCAGCGTGGGCTGGACCTGCGTCGGTGCCGGCGGCGGTACCTGCACGGCCGCTGGCAGCGGCAACCTCAGTGACACCGTGAACCTGCCGGTCGGCGGCAGCGTCACCTATACCGCGACCTGCGCGGTGTCGTCGGGTGCCAGTGGCAGCCTGACGAATACCGCCACGGTTACCGGCATTGGCAGCGTCGTTGAAGTCAATCCGGCCAACAACTCGGCGACGGACACGGACACGATCAACTCGACGGCCGCACCGCAGTTCACCTACACGCCGGCAGCCGGCGGTGCGGTGAATTTCACCGGTGGCACGACCGTAGGCTCGACCGGCAACGCCTCGATCGCGGTCGCGATCGGCACGCCGGGTCTCGGCACCGGTGCGTCGGCGACGACGACGACGACGTGCGTGGTGCCGGTCGGCTTCTCGGGCTTCGGCCAGTCGGTGACGGCGGAAGGCGCAGCGGTGTCGACCACGGGCGGTCCGCTGAGCGGCTCCTGCGTCCTGGGTGCATCGCAGGTCGTGCAGTCGATGACCTGTACCGAGAACCAGGGCGGCACGCCGGTCACGCGTACGTTCGACCTCACTTGCCCGGCCGGTACCGCCGTGCCGCTGACCTCGACTCCGGCTTCGGGTGGCACGGTCACGACGCCTGCCCAGGTCATCGGCACCGGACCGACGACGGCACCGATCGCGTTCCAGAATCCGGGTCTGGTCGGTGCGACGGTCACCTGCGTGGCTCCGGCAGCACCGTTCTCGGTCAGCCCGCTCAGCTTCCCGGTGGCGGCCGGTGGTTCGGCTTCGACGACTGTGTCGTTCACCAGCACGACGACTGGCGCTTTCACCGGCACGTTGAACTGCAGCGCGGGTCAACAGCAGTTCGTGTTCAATCTGGCGGGCAGCGCCTTGGCGTCGGGCGTGCCGGTTCCGGCGCTGGGCTCGGATACGCGCCTGATGCTGGTGTTGGCCGCGCTGATGATGGGCATGGTCGCGCTCGGACTGCGCGCACGCCGCAGCTGA
- a CDS encoding sulfatase-like hydrolase/transferase produces MSRHLPALIWRTTLLSLTAAALLSACSPDETAKPDLILVSLDTVRADVFADVAATNPVLARVLAASVRFKAAATSAPLTLPAHTSLLTGLDPNRHGVRNNGDRVATTVPLLAERLRAQGYRTTAVVSAFPLDRQFGLARGFDRYDQPASAGGPESSLAILERRGDASVDRALAELTPAAAPQFLWLHLFDAHAPYVAPGTPAGAGLREAYRAEVAYVAHQLGRLVVALEQRQRPFVLVVVGDHGEGLGDHDELDHGLLLYDSTVLVPMFWYAPDRFRPAMPKQTPRLIDVAPTLAAIAGIEDGVPTDGIDLQPLLLAAGDLQIPPAYAETRYPELAYRTLPLRSLRDGRWKLIATRDETELYDLAEDAAETRDRSDEERARADAMQLDLWQRPETAPQEAVMTPEVARQLQGLGYVNTSRGDAIVAGHPRSIVASHRRLVELQSMLGSAAPAQVLAQARQLATDEPGNAFAHELLGSLLLEQGDLAGAIAALDAAARLNPDNSETRYKLAEALMHAGRHVDALGHWQMLELLEPQRAGVWTNEAAALASLGNWAEAWAAIQQGLTLGANDANTLDNAALIAERLRRWGDAARLQQQRAGLAEPPFRDFGRLALNQLRSTDTEGARHSLSEARARGINDPLLALANVLLAIRDGDGVAAKANADELQRAQPRLWQAAQREFPELASLTH; encoded by the coding sequence ATGTCCCGACACCTGCCTGCACTGATCTGGCGCACGACCCTGCTGTCCCTGACGGCTGCAGCCCTCCTGTCGGCCTGCAGCCCGGACGAGACCGCGAAGCCGGACCTGATTCTGGTCAGCCTCGATACCGTACGGGCCGATGTATTCGCCGACGTGGCCGCGACGAACCCGGTCCTGGCACGCGTATTGGCGGCCAGCGTACGCTTCAAGGCGGCAGCGACCTCTGCGCCGCTGACCCTGCCCGCGCACACGTCGCTGCTGACCGGCCTGGATCCGAACCGTCACGGCGTACGCAACAACGGTGACCGCGTCGCGACGACGGTGCCGCTACTCGCAGAACGCCTGCGCGCCCAAGGTTATCGGACGACGGCCGTGGTCAGCGCCTTCCCGCTTGATCGCCAATTCGGACTGGCACGCGGGTTCGATCGTTATGACCAGCCTGCATCTGCTGGCGGACCCGAATCGTCGCTGGCGATCCTCGAACGGCGCGGCGACGCGTCCGTCGATCGTGCGCTGGCCGAGCTCACACCCGCCGCAGCGCCACAATTCCTGTGGCTGCACCTGTTCGACGCGCACGCACCCTATGTCGCCCCGGGCACGCCGGCCGGTGCCGGATTGCGCGAGGCCTATCGTGCCGAGGTCGCCTACGTCGCGCATCAGCTCGGACGTCTGGTGGTCGCGCTGGAGCAACGCCAGCGCCCCTTCGTGCTGGTCGTGGTCGGCGACCATGGCGAGGGTCTGGGCGACCATGATGAACTCGATCACGGCCTGCTGTTGTATGACTCGACCGTGCTGGTACCGATGTTCTGGTATGCGCCCGATCGTTTCCGTCCGGCGATGCCAAAGCAGACGCCGCGCCTGATCGACGTCGCACCGACGCTGGCGGCGATCGCCGGTATCGAGGATGGCGTGCCGACGGATGGCATCGATCTGCAGCCGCTGCTGCTCGCCGCAGGCGACCTGCAAATCCCTCCCGCTTACGCCGAAACCCGCTACCCGGAACTCGCCTATCGCACGCTGCCGCTGCGCAGCCTGCGCGACGGCCGCTGGAAACTCATCGCGACCCGCGACGAGACCGAGTTGTATGACCTCGCCGAGGACGCGGCCGAAACCCGCGATCGATCGGACGAGGAGCGCGCCCGTGCCGATGCCATGCAACTGGACCTGTGGCAACGCCCGGAGACGGCGCCGCAAGAAGCCGTGATGACCCCGGAAGTCGCGCGACAACTGCAAGGCCTCGGCTACGTCAATACGAGTCGCGGTGACGCGATCGTCGCGGGTCATCCGCGCAGCATCGTCGCCTCGCACCGTCGTTTGGTCGAACTGCAGTCGATGCTCGGAAGCGCGGCGCCGGCGCAGGTGCTGGCGCAGGCGCGACAACTCGCGACCGACGAGCCGGGGAACGCGTTCGCCCACGAGTTGCTTGGCAGCCTGTTGCTCGAACAAGGCGATCTCGCGGGCGCCATCGCGGCGCTGGATGCGGCCGCACGCCTCAATCCGGACAACAGCGAGACGCGCTACAAGCTGGCCGAGGCCCTGATGCACGCAGGTCGCCATGTCGACGCGCTCGGGCATTGGCAGATGCTCGAACTGCTGGAGCCGCAGCGTGCCGGCGTGTGGACGAACGAAGCCGCGGCATTGGCGTCACTCGGCAACTGGGCGGAAGCCTGGGCCGCGATTCAACAAGGACTGACACTGGGGGCGAACGACGCGAACACGCTGGACAACGCGGCGCTGATCGCCGAACGCCTGCGCCGATGGGGCGATGCCGCGCGACTGCAGCAGCAACGCGCCGGTCTGGCCGAACCGCCGTTTCGCGACTTCGGCCGACTCGCGCTGAACCAGTTGCGCAGCACCGATACCGAGGGCGCGCGACACAGCCTGTCCGAAGCCCGTGCGCGCGGCATCAATGATCCGTTGCTGGCGCTGGCGAACGTCTTGCTTGCGATTCGCGATGGTGACGGGGTTGCCGCAAAAGCGAATGCCGATGAACTGCAGCGTGCCCAACCACGGCTATGGCAAGCGGCCCAGCGAGAATTTCCGGAGCTCGCGTCGCTGACGCACTGA
- a CDS encoding sulfatase-like hydrolase/transferase, whose translation MLSILRRAFPHGVLLIAIVLAACDSGDPVSQQAAPTAAVASAKPDVILITLDTTRRDHIGCYGRTPSVTPAIDRLCARALRFDNALAVAPVTLPAHASMMTGRYPPAHGARYNGETRLLPEASTLAERLKSHGYATAAFVSSFVLDHRFGLDQGFDRYDDRVDQATSPFAATGNERSATGTVDAALAAWSARPPAQPQFLWVHLFDAHTPYAPVPGRDAGDAERYAEEIRRVDHEVGRLLDAVSANGREPLIVLLADHGESLGEHGERTHGLFVYDATVRIPWMIAGPGVAAGVYPTLASQIDLLPTVLGVLGLPVPEGIDGRDLRAAPRSLEDSVYLETVLPYYDFALAPLHALRALDRKYVLAPRPEFYRLDRDPHESRNVYGEDAQADVLVQRLDNLMLDWPAVGQSASHVDDADAVARLRSLGYLSGSDLGMEGLDPKDAVAVVRAHQDAAEAASAGRVDEAIAHLDEAVAAMPSARGALYLRARLLAQSGRRDAALRDIEQVNARVPSADSILLQAQLLVSTGRIEEAQPLLDLAAQRDPGHGGVLVVRGDLAVVAGDVAAARGYYEQALALDEARVGRQARGRLSRLPK comes from the coding sequence GTGTTGTCCATTCTGCGTCGCGCTTTTCCGCATGGGGTGCTGCTCATCGCAATCGTGCTGGCGGCGTGCGACTCCGGGGACCCCGTCTCGCAACAGGCTGCGCCCACCGCGGCAGTGGCATCGGCGAAGCCCGATGTCATCCTGATCACGCTCGATACCACCCGCCGCGACCACATCGGCTGCTACGGCCGAACCCCGAGCGTGACACCGGCGATCGATCGTCTGTGCGCACGGGCGTTGCGTTTCGACAATGCGCTGGCGGTCGCACCGGTGACCTTGCCGGCCCATGCCAGCATGATGACCGGGCGCTATCCGCCTGCGCACGGGGCGCGTTACAACGGCGAAACGCGCCTGTTGCCCGAAGCGTCGACACTCGCGGAACGACTGAAGTCGCACGGGTACGCAACGGCAGCCTTTGTATCGAGCTTCGTGCTCGATCACCGCTTCGGCCTGGACCAGGGCTTCGATCGGTATGACGACCGGGTCGATCAGGCGACCTCGCCGTTCGCTGCTACCGGCAATGAGCGCAGTGCGACGGGTACCGTTGATGCCGCACTCGCAGCATGGTCGGCGCGCCCGCCCGCTCAGCCCCAATTCCTCTGGGTGCACCTGTTCGACGCGCACACGCCGTATGCGCCGGTGCCTGGGCGCGACGCCGGGGATGCCGAACGTTATGCCGAGGAAATCCGGCGCGTCGATCATGAAGTCGGGCGGCTACTCGATGCGGTCAGTGCGAACGGCCGCGAACCACTGATCGTGCTGCTGGCCGATCACGGCGAGAGCCTCGGCGAACATGGCGAACGCACGCACGGACTGTTCGTGTACGACGCCACGGTGCGCATCCCCTGGATGATCGCTGGACCGGGTGTCGCGGCCGGTGTCTATCCGACGCTGGCGTCGCAGATCGACCTGTTGCCGACGGTGCTGGGTGTGCTCGGCTTGCCGGTGCCGGAGGGTATTGATGGGCGCGACTTGCGCGCCGCGCCGCGCTCGCTCGAGGACAGCGTGTACCTGGAAACGGTATTGCCCTACTACGACTTCGCGCTCGCGCCTCTGCACGCGTTGCGTGCGCTGGATCGCAAGTACGTGTTGGCGCCGCGCCCCGAGTTCTACCGGCTGGATCGCGATCCGCACGAGTCTCGAAATGTGTATGGAGAGGATGCACAGGCCGACGTATTGGTGCAGCGACTCGACAACCTGATGCTGGATTGGCCGGCGGTCGGACAATCCGCTTCGCACGTCGATGACGCCGATGCGGTCGCGCGCTTGCGCTCGCTGGGTTATCTCTCCGGCAGTGATCTCGGCATGGAAGGCCTCGATCCCAAGGATGCAGTGGCCGTGGTCCGCGCGCATCAGGATGCCGCCGAGGCCGCGTCCGCCGGACGCGTCGACGAAGCCATCGCACATCTCGACGAAGCCGTCGCCGCGATGCCCTCGGCGCGGGGGGCGCTGTATCTGCGTGCGCGCCTGCTTGCACAAAGCGGTCGGCGCGATGCGGCGCTGCGGGACATCGAGCAGGTCAATGCCCGCGTGCCCAGCGCCGATTCGATCCTGCTCCAGGCGCAGTTGCTGGTGTCGACGGGGCGCATCGAGGAGGCCCAACCCCTGCTCGATCTGGCGGCACAGCGCGACCCTGGCCACGGTGGCGTGCTGGTGGTGCGTGGTGACCTTGCGGTCGTGGCAGGCGATGTCGCCGCCGCCCGCGGCTACTACGAACAGGCGCTGGCGCTCGACGAGGCGCGGGTCGGACGCCAGGCGCGCGGACGCTTGTCGCGTCTTCCGAAATAG
- a CDS encoding sulfotransferase gives MSRHSEDRWRIPWPDRFGEWWQRQFPRLGPWMAEFESGFAADHCDLQRVDRPVFIGGLARSGSTMLLEWLNAMPGFTAHRYSDYPLLWTPYWWNLLLARLPQQRVEPVERAHRDRIRVTRDSPEAFEEPIWSHYFPDDAMAASDVLGADAVHPAFERQFKAHLAKLVFARGARRYVGKGNYNTARIGYLARLFPDASFIVPVRRPLAQVASSLKQDRLYADAPARTLRHIAARGHHEFGPRQRPIRIDPAQTAAAAAARREGCLADAWLLQWMAVYGHVERLLADPGLAPRICIVPYEALCADPMAGLARVLEFIGPDAADQALASRLTREQWAPKFVAADGAPLAAGEVNAATLQGAEALHARLAETFLS, from the coding sequence ATGAGTCGCCATTCCGAGGATCGCTGGCGGATCCCCTGGCCGGACCGCTTCGGCGAATGGTGGCAACGGCAATTCCCGCGGCTCGGTCCATGGATGGCCGAATTCGAATCCGGATTTGCTGCAGATCACTGCGACCTGCAGCGGGTCGATCGCCCGGTGTTCATTGGCGGCCTCGCGCGCAGCGGTTCGACCATGCTGCTGGAATGGCTGAACGCGATGCCCGGATTCACCGCGCATCGTTACTCCGACTATCCGCTGTTGTGGACGCCGTATTGGTGGAACCTGCTGCTGGCGAGGTTGCCGCAGCAACGCGTCGAGCCGGTCGAACGCGCGCATCGCGATCGCATCCGCGTCACCCGCGACAGCCCGGAGGCGTTCGAGGAACCGATCTGGTCGCATTACTTTCCCGACGACGCCATGGCCGCCAGCGACGTGCTCGGGGCGGATGCCGTGCATCCGGCCTTCGAGCGCCAGTTCAAGGCCCATCTCGCGAAACTCGTGTTCGCGCGCGGTGCGCGGCGCTATGTCGGCAAAGGCAACTACAACACGGCACGCATCGGTTACCTGGCAAGATTATTTCCCGATGCGAGCTTCATCGTGCCGGTGCGACGCCCGTTGGCGCAGGTGGCCTCGTCGTTGAAACAGGATCGCCTGTATGCCGATGCACCGGCGCGTACGCTGCGCCACATCGCTGCGCGCGGACACCACGAGTTCGGACCAAGACAGCGCCCGATCCGGATCGATCCTGCCCAGACCGCCGCAGCAGCAGCCGCACGGCGCGAAGGATGTCTGGCCGACGCCTGGCTGCTGCAATGGATGGCGGTCTATGGCCATGTCGAACGGTTGCTGGCCGATCCCGGCCTCGCACCGCGCATCTGCATCGTGCCCTACGAAGCCTTGTGTGCCGATCCCATGGCCGGACTGGCGCGCGTGCTTGAATTCATCGGACCGGATGCGGCCGATCAGGCGCTTGCATCGCGATTGACTCGCGAGCAGTGGGCACCGAAGTTCGTGGCGGCTGACGGAGCGCCGTTGGCTGCTGGCGAAGTCAATGCCGCTACGCTGCAAGGCGCGGAGGCCTTGCATGCGCGCCTCGCCGAAACGTTTCTGTCCTGA
- a CDS encoding sulfatase-like hydrolase/transferase: protein MSSQFSRAGLLASVVIAAVAIGLLKLPQESVRPNVLVVTIDTLRADHLGAYGFVLAHSDTIDQLAHEGTLYEEALSAAPITLPSHSTIMTGLLPPAHGVRDNGAYALPDAANTLAERLHDVGYATQAFVSAVVLAKRYNIQQGFDAYDDELWGEEDPKLFMIRERRAADTIDRALAWFDDWKGQAQRKPFFTWVHLFDPHQPHQAPGWISARSPSGYDAEIAYADAELGRLIDALRRSGELDRTLIVLTADHGESLGEHAEKTHAVFVYRATTHVPLVLRYPRRFAPDRRVATPVHHIDIVPTVLATLGLAPDPNLPGLDLASVDADARKPSRPLYSESLLSEVGFGMAPLYAVREREHTFIRAPRSELYDLTEDPAETRNLIAVPGHRELADALDLSLQSVLDGAEQQALGATRNPLSQESIEMLQSLGYLQSAAARESVAGMDPKDGIHVYNLLDAARKAGQQGQWPASERISREILAQVPGHASARGVLAVALLNQGRVDDARDQYLQLIAQNPREFRVHGVLGSIALRQGDLDGAARHYQDALAVAPTFVEAISGLGLIAMIRGDDAAARNWFDRVLAVDPDFPDAHRLLGDLYFEQQRFADARDAYAKALALLPGDYRTLIQAAASARRADAAASARDWLQQAVRLRPERWMAHYNLACLDAIAGAGDDAFAHLRDAVALEPDAISLAMIDNDWAQWRGDARFKAMVSNGRPATATRPQSR from the coding sequence ATGTCTTCCCAATTTTCGCGTGCCGGCCTGCTGGCGAGCGTGGTGATCGCGGCGGTCGCGATCGGGCTGCTCAAGCTGCCGCAAGAAAGCGTTCGACCCAATGTCCTGGTCGTCACCATCGACACCTTGCGTGCCGATCATCTTGGCGCCTACGGATTCGTCCTGGCGCATTCCGACACCATCGACCAGCTGGCGCACGAAGGCACGTTGTACGAGGAAGCGCTGTCGGCTGCACCGATCACCCTGCCGTCGCACAGCACCATCATGACCGGCCTGCTGCCGCCTGCGCACGGCGTGCGCGACAACGGTGCGTATGCGTTGCCGGATGCGGCCAATACCCTGGCCGAACGCCTGCATGACGTCGGCTACGCGACCCAGGCGTTTGTTTCGGCCGTGGTGCTGGCCAAGCGATACAACATCCAGCAGGGTTTCGACGCCTATGACGACGAGTTGTGGGGCGAGGAAGACCCGAAGCTGTTCATGATCCGCGAACGTCGTGCCGCCGACACCATCGATCGGGCGCTGGCGTGGTTCGACGATTGGAAAGGACAGGCGCAGCGCAAGCCGTTCTTCACCTGGGTACATCTGTTCGATCCGCATCAACCGCATCAGGCGCCGGGTTGGATTTCGGCGCGCAGTCCATCCGGCTACGACGCCGAGATCGCCTATGCCGATGCCGAGCTCGGGCGTCTGATCGACGCATTGCGGCGGTCGGGCGAGCTTGATCGCACCTTGATCGTGTTGACCGCCGACCATGGCGAGAGTCTCGGCGAGCATGCCGAGAAGACCCATGCGGTCTTCGTCTACCGGGCGACCACGCACGTGCCCCTGGTGCTGCGCTATCCACGACGCTTTGCGCCGGACCGCCGGGTGGCCACGCCGGTGCACCACATCGATATCGTTCCGACGGTCCTGGCGACGCTGGGCTTGGCGCCCGATCCGAACCTGCCGGGGCTGGATCTCGCCAGCGTCGATGCCGATGCCCGCAAGCCCTCGCGCCCGCTGTATTCGGAATCGCTGCTGTCGGAAGTCGGTTTCGGCATGGCACCGTTGTACGCCGTGCGCGAACGCGAACATACCTTCATCCGGGCCCCGCGCTCCGAGTTGTACGACCTGACGGAAGACCCGGCCGAAACGCGGAATCTGATTGCGGTGCCCGGACATCGCGAACTTGCCGATGCGCTCGATCTGTCGCTGCAGTCGGTGCTCGATGGCGCCGAACAGCAGGCGCTGGGTGCGACGCGCAATCCGCTGTCGCAGGAGTCCATCGAGATGCTGCAGTCGCTGGGCTACCTGCAGTCGGCGGCGGCGCGCGAGAGCGTCGCCGGCATGGATCCGAAGGACGGCATTCACGTCTACAACTTGCTGGATGCGGCGCGCAAGGCCGGACAGCAGGGACAGTGGCCGGCGTCCGAGCGGATTTCACGCGAGATCCTGGCGCAGGTTCCGGGGCATGCGTCCGCGCGCGGTGTGCTGGCCGTCGCGCTGCTGAATCAGGGTCGTGTCGACGATGCCCGCGACCAGTACCTGCAACTGATTGCGCAGAATCCGCGCGAGTTCCGCGTCCACGGCGTGCTCGGGTCGATCGCGTTGCGGCAGGGTGATCTCGATGGTGCCGCCCGGCACTATCAGGACGCGCTGGCGGTGGCGCCGACGTTCGTGGAGGCGATCAGCGGACTCGGGTTGATCGCGATGATCCGTGGCGACGATGCTGCGGCGAGGAACTGGTTTGACCGCGTCCTGGCGGTCGATCCTGATTTTCCCGATGCGCACCGTTTGCTCGGCGATCTGTATTTCGAGCAACAACGCTTTGCCGATGCCCGCGACGCTTATGCCAAGGCGCTGGCGCTGCTGCCGGGCGATTACCGCACCCTGATCCAGGCAGCAGCGAGCGCGCGTCGTGCCGATGCCGCCGCGTCGGCTCGCGATTGGCTGCAGCAGGCCGTGCGTCTGCGTCCGGAGCGCTGGATGGCGCACTACAACCTGGCCTGCCTCGATGCCATCGCCGGCGCCGGCGATGATGCCTTCGCGCATTTGCGCGACGCCGTGGCGCTGGAGCCGGATGCGATCAGTCTGGCGATGATCGACAACGACTGGGCGCAGTGGCGCGGCGACGCCAGATTCAAAGCCATGGTCAGCAATGGCCGGCCGGCGACCGCAACCCGTCCGCAGTCGCGATGA
- a CDS encoding alkaline phosphatase family protein yields MIVLGFDGLDPALLGEARAAGRMPNFSELAAQGHLQTLATTDPPQSPVAWSSFATGTGPGEHGVFDFLHRDAEHYAPEFSIATQLPPETLDLFGWQMPIRDGALVTRRQGTPFWLRAEADGLRTAVMRVPVTYPADPITHMLSGMGVPDLLGTQGTYTLVANHLVADAESGGRVLMVKTSEDGVVRTELAGPASPTSGEAMTVPLTLAPAGDAVAIALGGHDLTLKAGAWSDWLPLDFRFLGLGTVRGMVRLHLVAGFPRVRLYVTPIQVDPTAPVLPISHPPEDAARIAERIGRFHTLGMPEETWSMNQGHLDEVAWLASVRTTLAEGEALLYDRLAQDDSDIIIETFVQPDRVSHMFWRGRDALHPLHAESSELARTAIDWIYDESDRIVGEVRKRMRPGDRLIILSDHGFTHYRRNVHLNRWLLDHGYLALKPGASASEPLFASVDWSRSRAYALGLNGVFLNLQGREAEGIVAANAGSALLDEIAAAMSQWQDPANGERVILRAGKATDLYQAPRRPTLPISWSATTAAIAPRGRPRSAACRVRISRTTANSGAATTASPRNWSRACC; encoded by the coding sequence GTGATCGTGCTCGGCTTCGACGGACTCGATCCTGCACTGCTCGGCGAAGCACGCGCCGCAGGGCGCATGCCGAACTTTTCCGAACTCGCGGCGCAAGGTCATCTGCAGACACTCGCGACCACCGATCCGCCGCAGTCGCCGGTGGCGTGGTCGAGCTTCGCCACCGGCACCGGTCCAGGCGAGCATGGCGTCTTCGATTTCCTGCATCGCGACGCCGAGCACTATGCCCCGGAATTCTCGATCGCCACCCAGTTGCCGCCGGAAACACTGGACCTGTTCGGCTGGCAGATGCCGATCCGCGACGGCGCATTGGTCACGCGTCGGCAAGGCACGCCGTTCTGGCTTCGGGCTGAAGCAGACGGCTTGCGGACCGCGGTCATGCGCGTGCCGGTCACCTACCCGGCTGACCCGATCACGCACATGCTGTCCGGCATGGGCGTGCCCGACCTGCTCGGCACCCAGGGCACGTACACGCTGGTCGCCAATCACCTGGTCGCAGATGCCGAATCCGGCGGGCGCGTGCTGATGGTCAAGACCAGCGAGGATGGCGTGGTCCGCACCGAACTCGCCGGCCCCGCCAGCCCGACCAGCGGCGAAGCGATGACCGTGCCGCTGACGCTGGCGCCGGCGGGGGACGCCGTCGCCATTGCCCTGGGCGGCCATGATCTCACCTTGAAAGCCGGCGCCTGGTCCGACTGGCTGCCGCTCGATTTCCGCTTCCTCGGGCTCGGCACGGTCCGCGGCATGGTCCGTTTGCACCTCGTCGCCGGGTTCCCGCGCGTGCGTCTGTACGTGACGCCGATCCAGGTCGATCCGACCGCGCCGGTGCTGCCGATCAGCCATCCGCCCGAGGATGCGGCGCGCATCGCCGAACGCATTGGACGCTTTCATACGCTCGGCATGCCCGAGGAAACCTGGTCGATGAACCAGGGCCACCTCGACGAAGTCGCCTGGCTCGCCAGTGTCCGCACGACCCTGGCCGAGGGCGAGGCCCTGCTCTATGACCGCCTCGCCCAGGACGACAGCGACATCATCATCGAAACCTTCGTGCAGCCGGACCGGGTCAGCCACATGTTCTGGCGCGGACGCGACGCGCTGCATCCGCTGCATGCCGAATCATCGGAACTGGCGCGCACCGCGATCGACTGGATCTACGACGAGAGCGACCGCATCGTCGGCGAAGTGCGCAAGCGCATGCGCCCCGGCGACCGCTTGATCATCCTCAGCGACCATGGCTTCACCCACTACCGTCGCAACGTACATCTGAACCGCTGGCTGCTCGACCATGGCTACCTCGCGTTGAAACCCGGCGCGAGCGCATCCGAGCCCCTGTTCGCGAGCGTCGACTGGTCGCGCAGCCGGGCCTATGCGCTCGGACTCAATGGCGTGTTCCTGAATCTGCAGGGCCGTGAAGCCGAAGGCATCGTCGCAGCGAACGCGGGCAGCGCGTTGCTGGACGAGATCGCCGCCGCGATGTCGCAATGGCAGGACCCGGCGAATGGGGAGCGGGTGATCCTGCGCGCCGGCAAGGCGACCGATCTCTACCAGGCGCCGCGACGGCCGACGCTCCCGATCTCGTGGTCGGCTACAACAGCGGCTATCGCGCCTCGTGGCAGACCTCGCTCGGCGGCGTGCCGGGTACGGATATCGAGGACAACCGCCAACTCTGGAGCGGCGACCACTGCGTCGCCTCGGAACTGGTCCCGGGCCTGCTGCTGA